From Montipora foliosa isolate CH-2021 chromosome 6, ASM3666993v2, whole genome shotgun sequence, a single genomic window includes:
- the LOC138008129 gene encoding uncharacterized protein, whose protein sequence is MLSEPVTTKHATHIESLWNRSTSNDQMMYNTWSFHGEQRDTSSWDHEAVKKRISRTPREVQASIPTATEVTNQDLFNGNNSADSLNGGLTTETEGKGIETPQFHITIDKPIRHITPCNVSFPLWLNPGDLYSNGRRASDGALVSSARSSGRSPAAFSALSEEIRMNESAAGVKEADRYNSGVSSLNGRRFSDGCFSSVPNYNGYKKVSVVLPQPRRAISEETYRAENSANDNLECADSSKNEEDNHWKELVAKAKGFKSIKGLAANKERGMEAKDVNGNIIRSSDIEDVCSDVSSEASFSSNSSYHSLSENDSTECYSLTVKPISSELANFKCEDDTNVKSNPARANRQVSTQPSFGSSSKETHLRRYSLATSCPGSSQDPKKTAKLSGYSTQSALEQARQLLGKLQSEGKNKNKKERLEELSTALKWILEELNRIETPDRELVSLFISLRAKIVNLKADLKAEEFYATPVDPSEETENLPRMQHLAINDCMTNARSRRFSWC, encoded by the coding sequence ATGTTGAGCGAACCGGTGACTACAAAACACGCAACTCACATTGAGTCTCTGTGGAATAGAAGTACATCAAATGACCAAATGATGTACAACACGTGGAGTTTCCACGGTGAACAACGAGATACAAGCAGCTGGGATCATGAAGCGGTCAAGAAAAGGATTTCACGAACACCTCGCGAGGTTCAAGCCAGCATTCCGACCGCAACAGAAGTTACCAATCAAGATCTATTTAATGGCAACAATTCTGCAGATTCGTTAAATGGTGGTTTAACCACGGAAACAGAGGGGAAAGGTATTGAAACACCCCAATTTCACATTACAATCGATAAACCGATACGCCACATTACTCCTTGTAACGTTTCATTTCCTCTTTGGTTGAATCCTGGGGATTTGTATAGCAATGGACGCCGTGCGTCTGACGGCGCACTCGTGTCTTCCGCGCGGTCTTCTGGGAGAAGCCCTGCGGCTTTTAGCGCTTTATCGGAGGAGATCAGAATGAACGAAAGCGCTGCGGGTGTAAAGGAGGCGGACCGTTACAACAGTGGGGTATCATCGCTTAATGGCCGCCGATTTTCCGATGGTTGCTTTAGCAGTGTTCCTAATTACAATGGTTACAAAAAGGTCAGCGTTGTTTTACCGCAGCCTCGAAGAGCCATCAGCGAGGAAACTTACCGCGCTGAAAACTCTGCAAACGACAATTTGGAATGTGCTGATAGCAGCAAAAATGAAGAAGATAATCACTGGAAGGAATTAGTCGCAAAAGCGAAAGGATTCAAGTCTATCAAAGGGCTGGCCGCAAATAAAGAGAGAGGGATGGAAGCCAAGGACGTGAATGGCAACATTATTCGGTCCTCAGATATAGAAGATGTCTGTAGTGATGTAAGCAGTGAAGCTTCTTTCTCATCAAACAGCTCTTATCACTCATTATCCGAGAACGACAGCACTGAATGCTACTCGCTAACAGTTAAGCCGATATCCAGCGAATTAGCAAATTTCAAGTGCGAAGACGACACAAATGTTAAATCAAACCCTGCTAGAGCCAACCGCCAAGTTTCAACACAGCCTTCTTTTGGCTCCAGTTCGAAGGAAACGCATCTTCGCAGATATTCATTGGCGACATCTTGTCCTGGAAGTTCGCAAGATCCGAAGAAAACGGCAAAACTCTCAGGCTACAGTACTCAAAGCGCTTTAGAACAGGCGAGACAATTACTTGGCAAGCTTCAGTCAGAGGGAAAGAACAAGAATAAGAAAGAGAGATTGGAAGAACTGAGCACAGCGCTAAAGTGGATCTTAGAGGAACTTAATCGCATTGAAACCCCGGACAGAGAACTTGTCAGTTTGTTTATAAGCTTGCGTGCAAAGATTGTCAACTTGAAAGCTGATTTGAAGGCGGAAGAATTCTATGCGACCCCTGTTGACCCCTCTGAAGAAACTGAAAACCTTCCAAGAATGCAACATCTTGCGATCAACGACTGCATGACAAATGCTCGGTCCAGACGTTTCAGCTGgtgttaa